Genomic window (Streptomyces sp. SLBN-31):
ACCCTGGCCACCGGCGAGCACTTCGGCGCCGCCCTGGCCAAACAGGGCATCGACCTGGCCGGCCTGGGCCCCGAGCGCTTCCTCACCCACCACGACGTGATCCGCACCCGATTGGAGAAGCTGCATGAGCTGGAAGATTGAGCGTGTCGACGGGGCCGCACTCGACCTCGACGAGGTCCTGGGCGTCTACCGCGCCTCCGGCCTGGGCGAGCGGCGCCCGATCGCCGAGCGGGAGCGGTTCGCGGCCATGCTCGCCCACGCCAACCTCGTCCTCACCGCCCGCGACGACGACGGCACCCTCCTGGGCATCGTCCGCGCCGTCTCCGACTTCTCCTACGTCACCTACCTCTCCGACATCGCCGTCACCCGCGACCGCCAGCGCGCCGGCATCGGCCGCGCCCTGATCGACGCCACCGCCGCCGAGGCCCCCCAGGCCAAGCTCGTACTGCTGTCCGCGCCCGCGGCCGTCGACTACTACCCGCACATCGGCTTCACCCGCCACGACTCCGCCTGGGTCCTTAACCCCTGACACCCCCGGGGGCCCGGGCAGCCGGCTCCTGACGGGGGCGGCCGGGGCTGTACCGGGGCTCGACCGTGCGTGCCTAGATTCAGGTGTCAGGGCGGCAGGCCCGCACCCGCGCACCGCACTCCCGGGGGAGGCAACACCGTGACATCGGCACAGGCGCTGCTCGAGACCCGCCCGCCCGCCGGACCCGCCCCGGCCGCCCCCCGCCCCGCCAGGGAGCGGGAGCCGGTGGCGGCCGGCCGCTCCGCGGCCGTCGCGATGCCCTCCGGCCGCCGTGTCCTGGTCGTCGACGCCGACACCGCCGGCGCCGAATCGCTGCTGACCCAGTTGCGCCGGCACGGTCACGAGGCCTTCGCCGTGCGGCGTGGCGAGGCCGCGCTGCGCGCCCACGAGGACGCCGATCTGATCCTGCTGGACCTGGAACTGCCCGACCTGGACGGGCTGGAGGTCTGCCGCGCCGTGCGCGCCGTCAGCCGGGTGCCCGTCATCATCGTCACCGCCCGCGCCTCCGAACTGGACTGCGTCCTGGGCCTGCAGGCGGGCGCCGACGACTACGTCGCCAAGCCCTACGGGCTGCGCGAGCTGATGGCCCGCATCGAGGCCGTGATGCGGCGGGCGCAGTGGCAGCCGGCCGCCGCCCGCGAGATCCGCCGCGGCCCCTTGCACATCGACGTCGGTTCCCGCGAGGTGATGGTCGGCGGCGAGGAAGTAGCCCTGACCCGCAAGGAGTTCGACCTGTTGTGCCTGCTGGCCTCGCACCCGGACACCGTCATCCCGCGCAAGCAGCTCCTGCAGCAGGTCTGGGGTGACTCCTGGTCCCGGCGCACCGTCGACACCCACGTCAGCAGCCTGCGCGGCAAGCTGGGCGACAGCGGCTGGATCGTGACGGTCCGCGGCGTCGGCTTCATGCTCGGCACTCCCTGAGAGCGGTCTTCGACCATCTCAACGGCCTGCTCCGACGCCTCGTCCGCGAAGCCGAAGGCCGTGACGCCGAGCCGAGCGCCTGCGTGCTCGACGCCCAGAGCATCAAGACCTCAGCTAACGTGCCTGCGGCAGGTCAGGGCATCGACGCAGGCAAGAAGATCGCAGGCCGCAAACGCCACCTCGGCGTCGACACACTCGGCCTCCTCCTGGCCGTGCTGGTTCGCACCTTGATTCCTCACGCCTCGTCAAAGGCCTCGAGCAAGCGCTCGTACGCCAGCTTCGGCCGCAGGGCCGCGTCCCACGGCAGGGAATCGGCCGTGCGCGGAGGATAGATCTTGGTGTCGGCGGTGGAACCGTACCGGTCGGTGAATCCCCATGTGGAGAACGATGTGCAGTTCGGCTCCTCCAGACAGACCCGCAGCTTGCCCGCCATCTCATCAGCCTGGGTCTGCCGCCCGTCCTCCTCGTCCTCACCTATGGGGACGTCCATCTCCGACACCCGCGCCTGAACCCCGAGCTCCGCCAGATCCCGCACATGGCTGCGGAAGGTCTCCGGGTCGATGCGGTCGCCGGGTGCGTACTCATGGTTCTGGAAACCCACGCCGTCGATCGGTACGCCGCGTTCCTTGAGCCGCTTGACCAGATCGTAAAGGGCGTCCCACCGCTCGCCTTCCTCCTCGACCCCGTACTCGTTGAGGAACAGCCGTGCCTTCGGATCGGCCCGGTGGGCGGCCCTGAACGCCTCGTCGATGTACTCCTCGCCCATGGCCTCGAACCACGGGCTCTGCTCGGAGCGCAGACCGAGATCCCCGTTGGTGTAGCTCTTCTCGTCGTCGGACATGGGCTCGTTGACCACATCCCATTCCGCGACCTTTCCCTTGAAGTGCCCGGCGACCATGGCGATGTGCCGGAGCATGGTCCGGCACACCTCCTCGGGGTCGTCGTTCTCCCGCATCCAGTTGGGCAGAGCCTCGTGCCAGACGAGGGTGTGCGCGTGCACCTTCATGTCGTTGGCGCGGGCGAAGCGTACGAGTAGGTCCGCGTCGCGGAAGTCGTAGACGCCCCGGCGTGGGTGGAGGAACTGTGGCTTGAACGCGTTCTCCGGAGTGAGCATGGAGAACTGGCTCCCCGCGAGCGCCCGATAGCGTGAGTCGGTGAGCAGCGGGTTCTCGGCCAGGGCGGCGCCGACGTCGAACGGCCGCCCCACGTCTGCGGCCCGCGCACGCAGCGAGTCGTCCAACTGCTCCTGGCGCAGCTGCGGCGCCTCGATCACGCGGAGCGAGTCACCGCTCTCTGCCCGCGCGATCAGCTGCGTCAGACGCCATCCCTCGCGGCGCTCGTCTTCGCCCGCGTCCGCCTCCAGACCGAACCAGACAGTGCCCTCGGCGAACACCCCCGGGTCCTGCACGGTTCCCAGCCGCCGCCCGTCGGCTTTCACGCGGAAGGTGTCACCGATGCTCGACACGGCGAGCGTCACCGTCCCGGAGCAGCCGCAGTCGAAATCCTTGGAGATGGCCGGCTCATCGCCCTCGCCGTCCCATATCTGTACCTTCACTTGTCCGTCAGCGCTCACGCCGACGCGGAGTGAGGGCCGCTCCTGCCGCCACTCGTCGTAGATGACCGGTACACGTCCGTACAGCCGCAGCCATGAGTCGCCGTCATCGTCACCCACACCGGACATGTGCGCGGTGACGGTGAAGTCGCCATCGGTCTTGAGATGCGGGCCGGCCAGGTTCAGCGGGGGATTGGGCTGACCGCCGGAGGAGTCCTGCTCCACGATGCGCCGATCCAATGCGCTGACCCGCAGGATGTCGTTCCGCGCGGTGGTGCCCGGCATCTGCGTCCAGTCGTGGTTCCGCAGCAGGTCTTCGTCGATTCCGCCGCCCGCGCCTTCGCCCTGCCCCGTACACCCGGCCGCCACCGCCATGACGAGCACCACGGCGGTCAGTCGCTGCCGCGTCCCCCCACCAAGGCCCACCGTCCCTCCCACTCTCTTGTTCGAGACGAGATCAACGTCTCGAAACCGGGTCACAGTTCATCACACGTGAGGTACCGGGGCCTTGTGTGGCACGTCCCAGCTCGTGTGGCGGAGCGGGCCCGGATCATTGCGGCCTGCGCGAGGCTGAGCGTACGGAGTTGACGCGCTGGTCGTGACAGGCGATGACGACCGGGCCGGGATCGGCGCCGGGCCTGTTGGTGTCGACATAGGTGATGCACTGCCTGCACGCCGACACCACGCCTGACGAGAAAGCCAAGCAGGCTCGGTGCCATCGCAGGCTCCTGCCCTCTCCGGCCGCGGACAGCCGGTCCCACAAGGGGTTCTCCATACCTGCATTGAATCCCACGTGCCACCCTCTCGAGCGACCGTGACCTACTCAACTTCGCCGCCTTATCAAACGCCCCTGGCGGAACGAGCGCATCGCGTCGTTTCACGCCCCGTGTCACTCGTGCGGCGCGGGGCCCACTGCTGCCCGCACCCCTGCCCGCACTGCTGCCTGCCCTGCGGGCTGAACCGGGGTCCGTGCTGCGGCAGTCGGGCGGCGGGCACCTCGCGCGGCCGGCAGCCGACACGGTCTGATCCGCCACGGTGGCGCGCACCGCGCCGCACCCGCGGCCCGCACTGCGCCGAAAGTCGAGCCCCTCTCGAGCGGGCTTCCAGCCGGTCTCATGCGTTCCGGTCAACTCTGGGTGAGGCGTGATCAACCGAACGCGCTTTCCGCTTCCGTCTTTTTCGCACCCCATGGGAGACGAACATGCAGATCAGCTCGCGTCTGACCAAGGCCGGCATGCTGGGCTTCGCCGTCGTGTCCGCCCTTGCGATCTCCACCGCTCCGGCCTTAGCGGCCGCCGCGGTGACCGCCTCGCCCAGCAGCAACCTGGCCGACGGGCAGAGCGTGACCGTCACCGGCACCGGGTTCCCGGCGGGGGCCTCGGTCGCCGTGTCGCAGTGCCGGGAGAACACCACCTGCACCGACGCGCTGGCCACGGTCACCGTCGGCGCCGACGGCACCTTCACTGCGCCCTACACCGTGCACAAGCAGTTCACGGCCACCGACTGGAGCACCGGCACCGGCACGTCGGTGAGCGTCGACTGCGCCGTGCAGCAGTGCCAGCTGGTCGCCTACCTGGACGCCACCGGCCCGGTCGGCACGAACATCTCCTTCGGCTGAGGCGCCCGGTTTTCCTCGAAAACGGCAGCCCACCGTGCGGTGCCCGCGACCGGCACCGCCCGGTGGGCGCGTTCGTGTGTGCGGCCGCCCCTTCCGGGGGGCGTCTTTTCAGGCCTGGGCGGAGGTGACCGGCGCGGTCTCCCACGCGAAGCCGTCCGGGTCGGTGAAGGCCCCGGCGGTGCCGCCGAGCACGATGCGGTGCGAGCCGCTGCCCTCCTCGGGCACCCCGACGTCCTTGGCCAGGCCCTTGCGCTTGTAGAGGGCCAGCTTGACGGGGGCGTCGTCGCCGGCGGCGAACTCGACGTACTTGCCGCCGAAGCTCTTGGCGACGGACAGGCCCTGCTCGACGTAGAACTGCTTGCTGGCCTTGACGTCCTCGGCGCCCAGCAGCAGCACCAGGTCGTCGACCTTGCGGGTGGCGGGGCCGGTGTTCTTCTTCGAGCTGGTCGCCATCTTCCAGATGGTGCCGTCGGGGGCCTTGACGACACCGCCGTAGCCCCACAGGGACTTCTCGGCCGGCTTCAGCGTGGTGGCGCCGGCGGCGAGGGCGGAGGCGATGAAGCTGTCGACGTCGGCCGGCTGGGCGACGGTGATCGACATGGAGAACCCGCGGAATCCGGTCGTCTCCGCGTCGGAGGCGCGCAGCCGTAATTGCGGGCCCAGCCCGAAGGCGTCGGCGTAGAAGCGTTCGGCGGCCGCGAGGTCGGCCACCTCCAGGGTGACGGATGTGAGGGAGATCATGGCGGTCACTGTAGTCCCGGGGATGCGGGGGAGCCGGGTGATGCGACGCCGTCCGGAAGGGGGATGTCGGCGGCCGGCGGGCGTGCACATCCCGGGCAGCGGGTGCGGCCGGCCGCCGCAGTCGGCGGGCCTGCCGGAAACCGGCAGTTGAGGCCGCGTCACGCCGGCCGCCGGCCCGCTGCGCGTGCTTTTCGGTGCCCGGTTTTTCACCGGCGCGGGCCTGTAGCGGTCTTCGAGTGGTCCTTTAGCGGATCAGGACGGGCGCGCGCCACCCTGTTGAGCGGATCGGCACGTGGTGCGGCCAGTGAGGTGAGGCATGGACGCAATGGTGGAGGCGGCGGTCGCCTGCATGTACGAACGATTCGGTGATCCGCTGACCGTCGCGGACATCGCCCAAAACGCCGGGCTCGGCCTTTTTGATTTCTCCCGCCTCTTCAAGGAGGAGACCGGGGTGAGTCCCGGGAAATTTCTTGACGCGGTCCGTATCGGAGAGGCGAAGAAACTTATCGACGCCACCTCGATGAGCATCACGGAAATCTCCCGTGCGGCCGGATACGACGGCCTGGATTCGTTCGCCGATGCCTTCACGGCCGGTGTCGGCCTCTCGCCCGGCCGGTACCGCCGGCTGTGCCGGGGCGAGGGGGAGGTGCCGCCCGGGCCGCAGCCGGGCCCGGCCCCGCTGCACGGCTCGGTGGCGGGCACCGTCTCGCTGCCCGGGGGGCACGGCAACGCGCGCGCTTTCGTGGGGGCCTTCGCCACGGCCCTCCTCGCCTACCCGGCGCTCGCCTCGGCGGTCCTCGACGTCCCCGGTGACCGCCCGATCTGCTACTCCCTGCCGGGGGTTCCCCAGGGGCGCTGGCATCTGCGCGCGGTGGCGGTGGCCGCCGGCACCGCTCACGATCCGCAAGCCGTGCGCACCGCGCTCGTCGGGGGCGCCGCCCGGGCCGTGACCGTGACGGCCGGCGAGGTCAGCAGCGCGGCGGTGCGGCTGCGTGCGGCCGGCCCCGCCGATCCGCCGGTCCTGCTCGCGCTGCCCCGCCTGGAGCCGCCGGTGAGCGTGGTGCCGCATCCCGGGTGCGCCGCCGCCGCGGATGCGGCCGGCCCGGGCCTGGGCGGCGCGGGCCGGCTGCGGGTGGTGCCCGCCGCGCCGGGGTCAGGGGCCTGAGGGCGACAGCTTGCGGCACATCTCCTGGCGGGCCTTGAGCCGTTCGGCGAGCTGGCACCACTCCTTGCCGATGTGTTCGGCGAGCGGGGCGACGACGCCGAGCCAGTGCGGGGGGACGGTGTCGACGAACCGCCGCCCCTCCTCACCGGGTTCGGTGCCCTGCGACTGCATCCAGCGCAGCAGCTCCCGGCCGCCGGCGGTGTAGCGCAGGGCGGGGTCGGTGGCCATCTTGGCCGCCACCGCCGCCCAGGTGGGCGGGGTCTCGGTGTGGTTGCGGCGCTGCGGGGCGGCGCTCTCGGCGCCCGCGGCCACCTGCAGCGGCATCCGGGCGGTACTGTCGGCGGCCGTCTCGGCCGGCGCGGCGTCGTCGGGCTCGGGCACGGACCGTACGGGCCGCATGTGCGCCGGGCGTTCGGGGTGCGGGCGGCGCCCGGTGCGTTCGGGTTCCTCGCCGCGCCGCAGCCGGGCGCTGACGTCGTGCACGGTGCCCAGGGAGACGTCGGTGGCGCGGGCGACCTGGCGCAGCGGGGCACCGGGGTGGGCAGCGATGTACTCGGCGGCGCGCCGCCGGCCCTCACCGGCGTCCACCGGGCGGCGCCGGCCGTCCTGGCCGATGCGCTTGCCGCCCAGCGGGGTGGCGATGGCGGAGCGTTCGCGCAGCGCGGCGATGGTCTTCGCGCTGAGCCCGGCGATGCCGGCGATGGCGCGGTCGGACCAGTCGGGGTGGGAGCCCAGCAGGCGCTGGGCGCCGGCGACGCGGTCGGCCCGCGACAGCGGCAGGCCGTGCAGGCCGTTGGCCTTCATGGCGATGACGAGGGCATCGGCGTTGGAGCAGTCCAGCAGGCGGGCCCGGATGTGGCCGGCGCCCATGAGCCGGGCGGCCTCCAGCCGGTGCAGTCCGTCGATGACACGGCAGCCGTCGACCTGGACGAGAATGGGAGGAAGTTCCGCCGAATCGGCGGCGTCGACGAGCAACCGGACATGAGCGGCGTCCGTTCCGCCCTGGCGCAGGGAAACTCCGGCAGAAAGCGCGGCGACGGAAATGTCACGCGCCGGGAGTTTCTCGAAGTGGGTCAGGTCGAATTCACCGTGCGCCGACGATGCGGCGTCCTCCGTCCGGACGAGACTGAATGCACTCGTGAGCGAGACGGCTTGCGCGTTCCTCTGGGACATTTTCGGTGACTCCCTCTCTGCTGCCGCTGCCGACGAGGCTCGCAGGAGGGTCTTAAGCCGCAGTGGAGAGCAGGTCGACGTTCCCTGGAAAACGCAAAGCCGCCGCGGGCGCCCGCCGGGGGAGGACGGGCGCCCGCGGGGCGATCAGGCGTCCCGGCGCCGCAGTTGCACCGCCGCGGCGGCCAGCAGCAGGGCCGTCCACAGCGCGAGCACGCCCAGGCCCTGCCACGGTCCCAGCAGATCGCCGGCGCGGGCATGCTGCTGGGTGATCATGAAGCCGGCCTGGGTGGGCATCCAGGCGTGGATGTGCTCGCCGACGCTGCCGGGCAGCAGGTCCGTCATCGGGGTGATGACCAGGACGAAGCCGACGACGACGGTGATGCTGGCCGCGGTGTGCCGGATGAGGGCGCCGGCGGCGAGCGCGAACAGGCCGAGCAGGGCGAGGTAGAGGCCGCAGCCCACCACGGCCCGCAGGACCCCCGCATCGCCGAGGGCGACCGGCGCCTTGTCATGCAGGATCGGCGCGCCCAGGAAGAAGGAGCCGAACGCGGTCACCTCGCCCACCGCAAGCACCAGCAGTGCGAACACCGTGGCCTTGGCGGCCAGGACGGGCACCCGCCGGGGCACGGCGAGCAGGCTGGCGCGGATCATGCCGGTGGAGTACTCGGAGGCGATCGCCATCACGCCCAGCACGCACACGGCCAGCTGGCTGAGCAGGATGCCGCTGCCCAGGATGGTGCCGGTCGGGTCCAGCCGCATCTCGGCCCGCTGGGCGGGGGAGGTCTTGTCCCAGTTGGCGATGCCCATCTTCATGAACAGCGCGGTGAACACCAGGGTGAGCACGATGAGGATGGCCAGCGACCACACGGTGGAGCGCACCGAGCGGATCTTCGTCCACTCCGAGAGCATCAGGTTCCCGAAACCCTGCCTGCGCTCGCCGGTTGCCCGGCCCTGCGCGGCCAGGGGAGCGGTTGTGGCACTCACTTCACACCTCCGGCGGCGGGCAGGCCGGCGTCGTACTCGACGGCGTCCTTGGTCAGTTCCATGAAGGCCTCCTCCAACGAGCCGCGCCTGGTCGACAGCTCGTGCAGCACCAGCTTCTCGGCGGCGGCGAGTTCGGCGATCCGCGGCGCCTCGATCCCGGTGACGTCCAGGTCGCCGTCGTCGGTGCGGGTGACGGTGGCGCCCTGCCGCTCAAGGAGTTCGGCCAGCTGCTGCCCGTCGGGGGTGCGGATGAGGACGGAGCGCTCGGTGCTGCGCTCGATGAACTCCTCGGTGGAGCAGTCCGCGACGAGCCGGCCCCGTCCGATGACGATGAGATGGTCGGCGGTGACGGCCATCTCGTTCATCAGATGACTGGAGACGAACACCGCGCGGCCCTCGGCCGCGAGGGACTTCATCAGGTTGCGGATCCACAAGATGCCCTCGGGATCCAGGCCGTTGACGGGCTCGTCCAAAACCAGCGCGGCCGGATCCCCCAGCAGCGCGGCGGCGATACCGAGCCGCTGGCCCATGCCGAGGGAGAAGCCGCCCGCCCGCTTGCGGGCCACCGAGGCCAGCCCCACCTGCTCGATGACCTCACCCACCCGGCGCCGGCCGATGCCCTGGGTCTGCGCCAGGCACAGCAGATGGTCATAGGCGCTGCGGCCGGTGTGCACGGCGCGCGCCTCCAGCAGCGCCCCCACCACCCGCAGCGGCCGGGCCAAATCACGGTAGGCCACCCCGTTGACGGTGGCGGTGCCGGCGTCGGGCCGGTCCAGGCCCAGCAGCAGTCGCATCGTGGTGGACTTGCCTGCGCCGTTGGGGCCCAGGAAGCCGGTGACCCGGCCGGGCTCGACCGTGAACGACAAGTCGTTCACGGCGGTCTTGTCGCCGTAGCGTTTGGTGAGGTTCTTGGCCTCGATCATGGTCACCTCGGTTGAATGGCC
Coding sequences:
- a CDS encoding glyoxalase translates to MISLTSVTLEVADLAAAERFYADAFGLGPQLRLRASDAETTGFRGFSMSITVAQPADVDSFIASALAAGATTLKPAEKSLWGYGGVVKAPDGTIWKMATSSKKNTGPATRKVDDLVLLLGAEDVKASKQFYVEQGLSVAKSFGGKYVEFAAGDDAPVKLALYKRKGLAKDVGVPEEGSGSHRIVLGGTAGAFTDPDGFAWETAPVTSAQA
- a CDS encoding ABC transporter permease — protein: MSATTAPLAAQGRATGERRQGFGNLMLSEWTKIRSVRSTVWSLAILIVLTLVFTALFMKMGIANWDKTSPAQRAEMRLDPTGTILGSGILLSQLAVCVLGVMAIASEYSTGMIRASLLAVPRRVPVLAAKATVFALLVLAVGEVTAFGSFFLGAPILHDKAPVALGDAGVLRAVVGCGLYLALLGLFALAAGALIRHTAASITVVVGFVLVITPMTDLLPGSVGEHIHAWMPTQAGFMITQQHARAGDLLGPWQGLGVLALWTALLLAAAAVQLRRRDA
- a CDS encoding ParB N-terminal domain-containing protein, whose product is MSQRNAQAVSLTSAFSLVRTEDAASSAHGEFDLTHFEKLPARDISVAALSAGVSLRQGGTDAAHVRLLVDAADSAELPPILVQVDGCRVIDGLHRLEAARLMGAGHIRARLLDCSNADALVIAMKANGLHGLPLSRADRVAGAQRLLGSHPDWSDRAIAGIAGLSAKTIAALRERSAIATPLGGKRIGQDGRRRPVDAGEGRRRAAEYIAAHPGAPLRQVARATDVSLGTVHDVSARLRRGEEPERTGRRPHPERPAHMRPVRSVPEPDDAAPAETAADSTARMPLQVAAGAESAAPQRRNHTETPPTWAAVAAKMATDPALRYTAGGRELLRWMQSQGTEPGEEGRRFVDTVPPHWLGVVAPLAEHIGKEWCQLAERLKARQEMCRKLSPSGP
- a CDS encoding AraC family transcriptional regulator; this encodes MDAMVEAAVACMYERFGDPLTVADIAQNAGLGLFDFSRLFKEETGVSPGKFLDAVRIGEAKKLIDATSMSITEISRAAGYDGLDSFADAFTAGVGLSPGRYRRLCRGEGEVPPGPQPGPAPLHGSVAGTVSLPGGHGNARAFVGAFATALLAYPALASAVLDVPGDRPICYSLPGVPQGRWHLRAVAVAAGTAHDPQAVRTALVGGAARAVTVTAGEVSSAAVRLRAAGPADPPVLLALPRLEPPVSVVPHPGCAAAADAAGPGLGGAGRLRVVPAAPGSGA
- a CDS encoding enediyne antibiotic chromoprotein, with protein sequence MQISSRLTKAGMLGFAVVSALAISTAPALAAAAVTASPSSNLADGQSVTVTGTGFPAGASVAVSQCRENTTCTDALATVTVGADGTFTAPYTVHKQFTATDWSTGTGTSVSVDCAVQQCQLVAYLDATGPVGTNISFG
- a CDS encoding ABC transporter ATP-binding protein: MIEAKNLTKRYGDKTAVNDLSFTVEPGRVTGFLGPNGAGKSTTMRLLLGLDRPDAGTATVNGVAYRDLARPLRVVGALLEARAVHTGRSAYDHLLCLAQTQGIGRRRVGEVIEQVGLASVARKRAGGFSLGMGQRLGIAAALLGDPAALVLDEPVNGLDPEGILWIRNLMKSLAAEGRAVFVSSHLMNEMAVTADHLIVIGRGRLVADCSTEEFIERSTERSVLIRTPDGQQLAELLERQGATVTRTDDGDLDVTGIEAPRIAELAAAEKLVLHELSTRRGSLEEAFMELTKDAVEYDAGLPAAGGVK
- a CDS encoding GNAT family N-acetyltransferase yields the protein MSWKIERVDGAALDLDEVLGVYRASGLGERRPIAERERFAAMLAHANLVLTARDDDGTLLGIVRAVSDFSYVTYLSDIAVTRDRQRAGIGRALIDATAAEAPQAKLVLLSAPAAVDYYPHIGFTRHDSAWVLNP
- a CDS encoding response regulator transcription factor; the encoded protein is MPSGRRVLVVDADTAGAESLLTQLRRHGHEAFAVRRGEAALRAHEDADLILLDLELPDLDGLEVCRAVRAVSRVPVIIVTARASELDCVLGLQAGADDYVAKPYGLRELMARIEAVMRRAQWQPAAAREIRRGPLHIDVGSREVMVGGEEVALTRKEFDLLCLLASHPDTVIPRKQLLQQVWGDSWSRRTVDTHVSSLRGKLGDSGWIVTVRGVGFMLGTP
- a CDS encoding endo-1,4-beta-xylanase; its protein translation is MGLGGGTRQRLTAVVLVMAVAAGCTGQGEGAGGGIDEDLLRNHDWTQMPGTTARNDILRVSALDRRIVEQDSSGGQPNPPLNLAGPHLKTDGDFTVTAHMSGVGDDDGDSWLRLYGRVPVIYDEWRQERPSLRVGVSADGQVKVQIWDGEGDEPAISKDFDCGCSGTVTLAVSSIGDTFRVKADGRRLGTVQDPGVFAEGTVWFGLEADAGEDERREGWRLTQLIARAESGDSLRVIEAPQLRQEQLDDSLRARAADVGRPFDVGAALAENPLLTDSRYRALAGSQFSMLTPENAFKPQFLHPRRGVYDFRDADLLVRFARANDMKVHAHTLVWHEALPNWMRENDDPEEVCRTMLRHIAMVAGHFKGKVAEWDVVNEPMSDDEKSYTNGDLGLRSEQSPWFEAMGEEYIDEAFRAAHRADPKARLFLNEYGVEEEGERWDALYDLVKRLKERGVPIDGVGFQNHEYAPGDRIDPETFRSHVRDLAELGVQARVSEMDVPIGEDEEDGRQTQADEMAGKLRVCLEEPNCTSFSTWGFTDRYGSTADTKIYPPRTADSLPWDAALRPKLAYERLLEAFDEA